A region from the Vicia villosa cultivar HV-30 ecotype Madison, WI linkage group LG3, Vvil1.0, whole genome shotgun sequence genome encodes:
- the LOC131659059 gene encoding hydroxycinnamoyl-CoA:piscidic acid hydroxycinnamoyltransferase-like, with amino-acid sequence MNAHTLKKMNLIETIAAPPSVDNEILTKKAPALAVFELFFRNEHPNVVVSYLKLCKEEGSAYDLMWISKQKLFTTADLIPEIEEQKKKKKRKQEQSERRKEKKEKKEKKEQPLSLPSQLEAQTTKTIHDYGDFSPSDSTKELVPLIDYTQPIEDIPLFLVQLTRFQNNDEGFAIGVAFFHLLSDGLGAIRFINSWAKVARGETLEANELPFLDRTLLKFSHKPVEQYFEHMELKPLPLILGREDTSEERKKKTSATLLRLSPEQVEELKKKANEYHMKKKGSRCFSKYEAIGAHIWRCASKARELGENQQSVVRFHADIRSRMIPPLPKNYFGNALTQTAAKGYVGEITSKPLGDVSQMIREAIEFASDEFIRSQIDIIRGFEHLDDARALFLGGEGDKFPYVGNPNFHLTSWMSMPVYEADFGWGKPAYFGMASVFPHDRAVILLSPDEDGSVLVCLHFQIAHLELFKKFFYEDI; translated from the exons ATGAATGCCCACACTCTGAAAAAGATGAATCTGATTGAGACAATTGCTGCTCCGCCCAGCGTAGATAATGAAATATTGACCAAAAAGGCTCCTGCTCTGGCTGTTTTTGAATTGTTCTTCAGAAATGAGCATCCAAATGTTGTTGTCAGTTATCTGAAACTATGTAAAGAAGAAGGCTCTGCGTATGATCTTATGTGGATAAGCAAACAAAAGCTTTTCACTACAGCTGATTTAATACCAGAAATAGAGgaacaaaaaaagaagaagaaaagaaagcaagAACAATCAGAAAGAAggaaagaaaagaaggaaaagaaagagaagaaagaacaGCCTCTAAGCTTACCCAGTC AGCTTGAAGCTCAAACCACTAAAACTATTCATGATTATGGTGACTTTTCACCTTCTGACTCCACCAAAGAGCTTGTTCCATTAATTGATTATACTCAACCCATTGAAGATATTCCATTATTTCTTGTGCAACTCACAAGGTTCCAAAATAATGATGAAGGCTTTGCAATTGGAGTTGCTTTTTTCCATCTTTTATCAGATGGACTTGGAGCTATTAGATTCATCAACTCATGGGCCAAAGTAGCTAGAGGAGAAACACTTGAGGCTAATGAGTTACCCTTTCTTGATAGAACATTACTCAAATTTTCTCACAAACCAGTAGAACAATATTTTGAACACATGGAGTTAAAGCCACTACCTCTCATTCTTGGAAGAGAAGACACaagtgaagaaagaaagaaaaaaacgtCAGCAACATTGTTGAGACTTTCACCGGAACAAGTTGAAGAGTTAAAGAAAAAAGCTAATGAATATCATATGAAGAAAAAAGGGTCTAGGTGTTTTAGTAAATATGAAGCAATTGGTGCACATATATGGAGATGTGCATCTAAGGCACGCGAGCTTGGAGAGAATCAACAAAGTGTTGTTAGATTCCATGCTGATATTAGAAGCAGAATGATTCCACCTCTTCCTAAAAACTATTTTGGGAATGCTTTGACACAAACAGCAGCAAAAGGATATGTTGGAGAAATCACATCAAAACCATTGGGTGATGTTTCACAAATGATAAGAGAAGCAATTGAGTTTGCAAGTGATGAATTTATAAGGTCACAGATTGATATTATTAGGGGATTTGAACATTTGGATGATGCAAGAGCTTTGTTTTTAGGTGGCGAAGGTGATAAATTTCCATATGTTGGGAATCCTAATTTTCATTTAACTAGTTGGATGAGTATGCCTGTTTATGAAGCTGATTTTGGATGGGGGAAGCCTGCTTATTTTGGAATGGCTAGTGTGTTTCCACATGATAGGGCAGTCATCCTTCTTAGTCCTGATGAAGATGGATCTGTTCTTGTGTGTTTGCATTTTCAGATTGCACATTTGGAGCTTTTCAAAAAGTTCTTCTATGAGGatatttga